Proteins from a single region of Sphingomonas sp.:
- a CDS encoding NAD(P)/FAD-dependent oxidoreductase, with translation MHDVEIAVIGGGAAGISAARTLADAGRSVLLIEGSDRLGGRAHTVSVGGLPLDLGAGWLHSAQHNPWVAIAEASGFTVDRTLPRWREQWRELGFSRADQQAARQAFEDFDQRLRTVETDCAADALIPGGEWNPYLEALSGFINSAGWPSVSVADYLAYMDAATDTDWRVEQGYGAMIAAHAARLPVAFSTPVTAIDRSGTRLRLDTPRGTIAAEAAIVTISTNVLSSGAITLPGHDAILHAASQLPLGLADKLFLALDDADEIPANAHLLGNPRAAKTGSYTLRPFGRPVIEVMYGGEGAAEMERRGLDGAAAFAIDELTTLMGSAWRGKLRLLAGSCWGRTDHILGGYSHALPGHTGARKTLTIPIDERIRFAGEACSETEFSTAHGARKTGVAAAQALL, from the coding sequence ATGCACGACGTGGAAATCGCGGTCATTGGTGGCGGCGCGGCGGGAATCTCCGCCGCGCGGACGCTTGCCGATGCCGGCAGATCGGTGTTGTTGATCGAAGGCAGCGACCGCCTCGGCGGGCGCGCGCATACCGTGTCGGTCGGCGGCCTGCCGCTCGATCTCGGCGCCGGATGGCTCCATTCCGCGCAGCATAATCCGTGGGTCGCGATCGCCGAGGCAAGCGGCTTCACCGTCGATCGCACTCTGCCGCGCTGGCGCGAGCAATGGCGCGAACTCGGTTTCTCGCGCGCCGATCAGCAGGCGGCACGCCAGGCGTTCGAGGATTTCGACCAACGCCTCCGCACCGTCGAAACCGATTGCGCCGCCGACGCGCTGATCCCCGGCGGCGAATGGAATCCCTATCTCGAAGCGCTGAGCGGCTTCATCAACAGCGCTGGCTGGCCCTCCGTATCGGTCGCCGACTACCTCGCCTATATGGACGCCGCGACCGACACAGACTGGCGTGTCGAGCAAGGTTATGGCGCCATGATCGCAGCACATGCCGCGCGACTACCGGTGGCGTTCTCCACTCCGGTTACCGCCATCGACCGCTCAGGCACTCGTCTTCGCCTCGACACCCCGCGCGGCACGATCGCCGCCGAGGCCGCTATCGTCACCATCTCCACCAATGTCCTGTCCAGCGGTGCCATCACCCTCCCCGGCCATGACGCGATTCTCCACGCCGCCAGCCAGCTTCCATTAGGGCTCGCCGACAAGCTCTTCCTCGCGTTGGACGATGCGGACGAAATCCCCGCCAATGCCCATCTGCTCGGCAATCCGCGCGCGGCCAAGACCGGCAGCTACACGCTTCGTCCCTTCGGCCGCCCCGTGATCGAAGTCATGTATGGCGGCGAAGGCGCGGCCGAGATGGAGCGGCGCGGGCTGGACGGCGCAGCCGCCTTCGCGATCGACGAACTCACCACGCTGATGGGCAGCGCGTGGCGCGGCAAACTCCGCCTTCTCGCCGGTTCCTGCTGGGGTCGCACCGATCACATTCTCGGCGGTTACAGTCATGCGCTTCCGGGCCATACCGGCGCGCGAAAGACGCTGACGATACCGATCGACGAACGCATCCGCTTCGCCGGCGAGGCTTGCTCCGAAACCGAATTCTCCACCGCACATGGCGCCCGCAAGACCGGCGTCGCAGCGGCGCAGGCGCTGCTCTAG
- a CDS encoding MaoC family dehydratase yields MAGRFYDEWQIGDRVEHELRRTVTETDNLLFSTLTHNTQPLHIDAEAAKASEFGRILVNGTFTFSLMVGITVGDTTAGTLVANLGYDKLVMPKPVFIGDTLRASSEVTELRPSKSRPGQGIVTWRHQMHNQRGELVCECLRSALLRSRAA; encoded by the coding sequence ATGGCCGGACGCTTTTACGACGAGTGGCAGATCGGCGACCGTGTCGAGCACGAATTGCGCCGCACGGTCACCGAGACCGACAACCTGCTATTCTCCACCCTCACCCACAACACCCAGCCGCTCCACATCGACGCGGAAGCGGCCAAGGCCAGCGAGTTCGGCCGGATCCTGGTCAACGGCACCTTCACGTTCAGCCTGATGGTCGGCATCACCGTCGGCGACACCACTGCCGGCACGCTGGTCGCCAATCTCGGCTACGACAAGCTGGTCATGCCCAAGCCGGTCTTCATCGGCGACACGCTGCGCGCTTCTTCCGAAGTCACCGAACTCCGACCCAGCAAGTCGCGCCCCGGCCAGGGCATCGTCACCTGGCGGCACCAGATGCACAATCAGCGCGGCGAACTCGTCTGCGAATGCCTGCGCTCGGCGTTGCTGCGGAGCCGCGCGGCCTGA
- a CDS encoding DUF3088 family protein: MNGRDRLYLLESEFSDEGLPGRSFYCKDCITVEGLLAAFPASAARLEVIRQPYPRPRAEIVELLGEANQNLPCLVLAEGGFVNEIETLLAALHTRHGFPERHP; the protein is encoded by the coding sequence GTGAACGGGCGGGATCGCCTCTATTTGCTCGAAAGCGAATTCTCGGACGAGGGGCTTCCGGGCCGCAGCTTCTATTGCAAGGACTGCATCACCGTCGAGGGTCTGCTCGCCGCCTTCCCTGCCAGCGCAGCGCGGCTGGAAGTGATCCGCCAGCCCTATCCCCGCCCCCGCGCCGAGATCGTCGAGCTTCTCGGCGAAGCGAACCAGAACCTCCCCTGCCTCGTTCTGGCCGAGGGCGGGTTCGTCAACGAAATCGAAACGCTGCTCGCCGCGCTCCACACCCGCCACGGCTTTCCGGAACGTCATCCATGA
- a CDS encoding biotin carboxylase N-terminal domain-containing protein, whose product MIQSLLIANRGEIACRIIRTARAMGIRTVAVYSDADVNALHARSADEAVHIGPSAARESYLVGERIIAAAKSSGAAAIHPGYGFLSENADFAQAVADAGLIWVGPKPESIRAMGLKDAAKERMIAAGVPVTPGYLGEDQSPERLQSEADAMGYPVLIKAVAGGGGKGMRKVDAAQQFQEMLQSCQREAASSFGDDRVLIEKYILSPRHIEVQVFGDTHGNVVHLFERDCSLQRRHQKVIEEAPAPGMDAATREAICAAAVRAAKAVDYVGAGTIEFIADASEGLRADRIWFMEMNTRLQVEHPVTEEITGVDLVEWQLRVASGESIPLKQEELGINGWAMEARLYAENPATGFLPSTGPLEHLRLPEYARIETGVEEGGAVSPFYDPMIAKIVVHDETREGAIEELWEATTDVEVWPVRTNAGFLARLCEDPDFRSGNVDTGLIGRRGEELTEVPPPDDEHLRMAAAALTSRPATGVWDLVGGIRANAAPRSEARIIDDSGHVYTVTDLAPDEGEPQDEVVGFILGEGRSYRLHAPRGSGAGALGDGSLLAPMPGRVTAVDVAAGDAVAKGQRLVTLEAMKMEHGMTAPFDGVVAELTVEAGAQVTEGTLLVKIEKAE is encoded by the coding sequence ATGATCCAGTCCCTCCTCATCGCCAATCGCGGCGAAATAGCGTGCCGCATCATCCGCACCGCGCGAGCAATGGGTATCCGCACCGTCGCGGTCTATTCGGACGCAGACGTCAACGCGCTGCACGCCCGCTCGGCGGATGAAGCGGTGCATATCGGCCCGTCGGCGGCGCGCGAATCCTATCTGGTGGGCGAGCGGATCATCGCCGCAGCGAAATCCTCCGGTGCCGCAGCAATTCACCCGGGCTACGGCTTCCTGTCCGAGAATGCCGACTTCGCCCAGGCAGTCGCCGATGCCGGGCTGATCTGGGTCGGCCCCAAGCCCGAGAGCATCCGCGCGATGGGACTTAAGGATGCAGCAAAGGAGCGGATGATCGCCGCCGGCGTGCCGGTCACCCCCGGTTATCTCGGCGAGGATCAATCGCCGGAACGCCTGCAATCCGAAGCCGACGCCATGGGCTATCCGGTGCTGATCAAGGCCGTCGCAGGCGGTGGCGGCAAGGGCATGCGCAAGGTCGATGCTGCGCAGCAATTCCAGGAAATGCTGCAATCGTGCCAGCGAGAAGCGGCCAGCTCCTTCGGCGACGATCGCGTCCTGATCGAGAAGTACATCCTCTCGCCCCGTCACATCGAAGTACAGGTGTTCGGCGACACCCATGGCAACGTCGTCCACCTCTTCGAGCGCGACTGCTCGCTCCAGCGCCGCCACCAGAAGGTGATCGAGGAAGCGCCCGCGCCCGGCATGGACGCTGCGACCCGCGAAGCGATCTGTGCTGCGGCGGTGCGTGCAGCAAAGGCTGTCGATTATGTCGGCGCCGGCACGATCGAGTTCATCGCCGATGCCAGCGAAGGCCTGCGCGCCGACCGCATCTGGTTCATGGAAATGAACACGCGTTTGCAGGTCGAGCACCCCGTGACCGAAGAGATCACCGGCGTCGATCTCGTCGAATGGCAATTGCGCGTCGCGTCGGGGGAATCGATCCCGCTCAAGCAGGAGGAACTCGGCATCAACGGCTGGGCGATGGAGGCGCGGCTCTATGCCGAGAACCCGGCCACCGGCTTCCTGCCCTCGACCGGCCCGCTCGAGCATCTTCGCTTGCCCGAATATGCCCGCATCGAAACCGGGGTGGAGGAAGGCGGCGCGGTCTCGCCCTTCTACGATCCGATGATCGCCAAGATCGTCGTGCATGACGAAACCCGCGAGGGCGCGATCGAGGAATTGTGGGAAGCCACCACCGATGTCGAGGTCTGGCCGGTCCGCACCAATGCCGGCTTCCTCGCGCGCCTGTGCGAGGACCCGGATTTCCGCTCGGGCAATGTCGATACCGGCCTGATCGGCCGCCGCGGCGAAGAACTCACCGAAGTCCCGCCGCCCGACGACGAGCATCTCCGCATGGCCGCCGCCGCGCTCACCTCGCGCCCAGCCACCGGCGTCTGGGACCTTGTCGGCGGCATCCGCGCCAACGCCGCGCCCCGCAGCGAAGCGCGGATCATCGACGATTCCGGCCATGTCTACACGGTCACCGATCTCGCTCCCGATGAAGGCGAGCCGCAGGACGAAGTCGTCGGCTTCATCCTCGGTGAAGGCCGCAGCTACCGCCTGCATGCGCCGCGCGGCAGTGGTGCCGGCGCGCTCGGCGACGGCAGCCTTCTCGCGCCGATGCCGGGCCGCGTCACTGCGGTCGATGTCGCGGCGGGCGATGCGGTCGCAAAGGGCCAGCGCCTCGTCACATTGGAGGCGATGAAGATGGAACATGGCATGACCGCGCCGTTCGACGGCGTGGTCGCCGAACTCACTGTCGAAGCAGGCGCGCAGGTGACAGAAGGCACGCTGCTGGTGAAGATCGAGAAGGCCGAATGA
- a CDS encoding GNAT family N-acetyltransferase, with protein MKLAMREATRDDLPAILHLIWDDETARHREDPSEPLDPRYIAAFEAIDADPNQHLIAAELDDRLVGTLQLSFIPGLSFRGSWRGLIEAVRIAADLRGQRLGEQMILWAVEQCRARDCKMVQLTSTATRTAAHRFYARLGFVQSHVGMKLHLRD; from the coding sequence ATGAAGCTGGCGATGCGCGAAGCCACGCGCGACGACCTCCCCGCGATCCTCCATCTCATCTGGGACGACGAGACGGCGCGCCACCGCGAGGACCCGAGCGAGCCGCTCGACCCGCGCTACATCGCCGCGTTCGAAGCGATCGATGCGGACCCCAACCAGCATCTCATCGCCGCCGAACTGGACGACCGGCTGGTCGGCACGCTGCAATTGAGTTTCATCCCCGGCCTCTCCTTTCGCGGCAGCTGGCGCGGGCTGATCGAAGCGGTCCGCATCGCCGCCGATCTGCGCGGCCAGCGCCTCGGCGAGCAGATGATCCTCTGGGCCGTCGAGCAATGCCGCGCGCGCGACTGCAAGATGGTCCAGCTCACCTCCACCGCGACGCGCACCGCAGCGCACCGCTTTTACGCCCGGCTCGGTTTCGTGCAGAGCCATGTCGGCATGAAGCTTCATTTGAGGGACTGA
- a CDS encoding translocation/assembly module TamB domain-containing protein: MAEDAPEVIVVRKPLWRRIVMWVAAGLAALALLLVAAVLLINTQPGRDFVVRQINQLTLASGLNFRVQRIEGSLYGAMVLRGVEVRDPQGVFASAQEMRVDWRPFSYLRNHIDVRSLTSPEIKLARLPALKPSGDPNAPLLPDLDIDIAKLDVARIDIAPAVAGQRYVARLAGSAHLADGRAQIVADGGTVAVPGLAGGDTVKLRLDAVPDRNRFDLGLTVDGPANGLIAGLAGLDAPLALSVDGKGDWASWQGKALGTLGGQQLADLAITAKDGRFQVRGQTNPGLYMKGPVERLAAPQLDVDMDFKWANRAADGIVKLRSQALAVEAKGIVDLGQNRFGNLDIDAMLLTPGAIAPNLRGRSVRVGLALDGPFNAPVVDYKISAALLAFGETGVERLYAEGRARVDADRVLVPVRARAARVTGLNAAAGGLVTNLTLNGDLAISGSQILSDNLKLKSDRIDATAIIAADMSTGRYTGALKGRVNDYQIDGVGVVNLRTDAELFAAPGGGWGIRGQIAGETRRIFSDGAREFLGGNAVASARLSLDPKGVVTITDVKMRAPEFRITRGSGRYDPAGPILLDMDAMSNAYGPMTARVTGTLNAPEILLRAAKPGLGVGLVDLVARVRGRGDAYAVSATGGTDYGPFSADVLVRTGRQLAIDIQKARFAGMDIAGQLTQTAAGPFAGQLSFNGSGVTGTANLSAQGKFQRADVDAKALSAVIPGDAKLSIGRAIVTASVVLADTTEIVADAQVANLRYGETATIKTGRVKIDYRGGNGTAQAFAAGSSGVPFRIGANARMSPDQWLVALQGQASKVNFKTVEPARIDIRGGTYTLAPARIDFDKGSARLAGSYGNGLVLRARLDSLDLALLNLLVPGIGIDGAASGSLDFAQPTPSAFPSADMRIELQNFTRTGLASVSTPVDISLVGKLLPEGGDLRALVKRGGATIGRLVATLNPLGPEAGSWTTRLLAAPLGGGIRYNGPAAVPFSLVGLTDQHLDGPIGIAADFSGRVHEPMLNGVVRANALTYENETFGTKLTNMKIDGRFSNDEFLLNSLTATAGEGTVSASGKVGLSQAADYPITLTADLNNARLARSDSLGATATGKITLTKAPGVAKIEGRLDIPQANYEIIRQGAAEVAELTGIRRKSQIAQFGPGPAPKPPGFTGVFDLALRIRADNQLNVSGMGLESEWRANIVIGGTSADPDVRGTMEIVRGTYSFASRRFDISRGTIRFAGGKYSNPTIDISASTTAEGVTAILNVSGTAQQPRITFTSTPSLPQEEVLSRLFFGTNVTNLSATEAIQLAAALNSLRGSGGGLNPLGKLKSATGIDRLRILGADDASGRGTALAAGKYITNNIYIEIITDARGFTATQLEISLSRALSILSQTGSFGGSSVAVRYSKDY; this comes from the coding sequence ATGGCCGAGGACGCGCCTGAAGTCATTGTCGTCCGCAAGCCCTTGTGGCGGCGGATCGTGATGTGGGTGGCGGCGGGTCTCGCCGCGCTGGCGCTGTTGTTGGTCGCGGCGGTGTTGCTGATCAACACCCAGCCGGGGCGCGATTTCGTGGTGCGCCAGATCAACCAGCTGACGCTGGCTTCAGGGCTGAACTTCCGGGTGCAGCGGATCGAAGGATCGCTGTATGGAGCGATGGTGCTGCGCGGCGTGGAAGTGCGCGATCCGCAGGGTGTGTTTGCGAGTGCGCAGGAGATGCGGGTCGATTGGCGGCCATTCTCGTATCTGCGCAACCATATCGATGTGCGCAGCCTGACCAGTCCGGAGATCAAGCTGGCGCGGCTGCCGGCGCTCAAGCCATCGGGCGATCCCAATGCGCCACTGCTGCCCGATCTGGATATCGATATCGCCAAGCTCGATGTGGCGCGGATCGATATCGCGCCGGCGGTTGCCGGGCAGCGCTATGTCGCGCGGCTGGCCGGGAGCGCGCATCTCGCCGACGGGCGGGCCCAGATCGTTGCCGATGGTGGCACGGTGGCGGTGCCGGGTCTCGCCGGCGGCGATACCGTCAAGCTGCGACTGGACGCGGTGCCCGACAGGAATCGCTTCGATCTTGGGCTGACGGTCGACGGCCCGGCCAACGGATTGATCGCGGGGCTGGCCGGACTCGACGCACCGCTGGCGCTGAGCGTCGATGGCAAGGGCGATTGGGCGAGTTGGCAGGGCAAGGCCTTGGGCACGCTGGGCGGGCAGCAGCTTGCCGATCTGGCGATCACCGCGAAGGACGGGCGCTTTCAGGTGCGCGGGCAGACCAATCCGGGTCTGTACATGAAGGGACCGGTCGAGCGGCTGGCGGCGCCCCAGCTCGATGTGGACATGGATTTCAAATGGGCGAACCGCGCCGCCGACGGGATCGTCAAGCTGCGCTCGCAAGCGCTGGCGGTGGAGGCGAAGGGGATCGTCGATCTCGGGCAGAACCGCTTCGGCAATCTCGATATCGATGCGATGCTGCTGACGCCGGGGGCGATCGCGCCCAATCTGCGCGGGCGATCGGTGCGGGTCGGCCTCGCGCTCGACGGACCGTTCAACGCGCCGGTGGTCGATTACAAGATCTCGGCCGCCTTGCTGGCGTTCGGTGAGACCGGGGTCGAGCGGCTCTATGCCGAGGGCCGGGCACGCGTCGACGCGGACCGCGTCCTGGTCCCGGTGCGCGCCAGGGCGGCGCGGGTGACCGGGCTCAATGCCGCGGCGGGCGGATTGGTGACCAATCTCACCCTTAATGGCGATCTGGCGATCTCGGGCAGCCAGATCCTCTCGGACAATCTCAAGCTAAAGTCCGACCGCATCGACGCGACCGCGATCATCGCCGCTGACATGAGCACCGGGCGCTATACCGGCGCGCTCAAGGGCCGGGTGAACGACTATCAGATCGACGGCGTCGGCGTGGTCAATCTGCGCACCGATGCCGAATTGTTCGCGGCGCCCGGCGGCGGCTGGGGCATTCGCGGGCAGATCGCCGGCGAGACGCGGCGCATCTTCAGCGATGGCGCGCGTGAGTTTCTGGGCGGTAACGCCGTGGCATCGGCGCGGCTGTCACTCGATCCAAAGGGCGTGGTGACGATCACCGACGTCAAGATGCGCGCGCCCGAATTCCGGATCACGCGCGGATCGGGGCGATACGATCCGGCGGGACCGATCCTGCTCGATATGGACGCCATGTCGAACGCCTATGGCCCGATGACGGCGCGGGTGACCGGTACGCTCAACGCGCCCGAGATATTGCTGCGCGCGGCGAAGCCGGGACTGGGCGTGGGGCTTGTCGATCTCGTCGCGCGGGTACGCGGGCGCGGCGATGCCTATGCGGTGAGCGCTACCGGTGGCACCGATTATGGGCCGTTCAGCGCCGATGTGCTGGTGCGTACCGGCCGGCAACTGGCGATCGATATCCAGAAAGCGCGATTCGCGGGGATGGATATCGCCGGGCAGCTCACCCAGACCGCTGCGGGTCCCTTTGCCGGGCAGCTGAGTTTCAACGGGTCGGGCGTGACCGGAACCGCCAATCTCTCCGCGCAAGGCAAGTTCCAGCGCGCCGATGTCGATGCCAAGGCACTCAGCGCGGTCATCCCCGGTGATGCCAAGCTTAGCATCGGCCGCGCGATCGTCACCGCCAGCGTGGTGCTGGCCGATACCACCGAGATCGTCGCCGACGCCCAGGTCGCGAATCTGCGCTACGGCGAGACGGCGACGATCAAGACCGGCCGGGTGAAGATCGACTATCGGGGCGGCAACGGCACCGCGCAGGCGTTCGCGGCTGGATCGTCGGGCGTGCCGTTCCGGATCGGCGCCAACGCCCGCATGTCACCCGATCAATGGCTCGTGGCGCTGCAGGGGCAGGCGAGCAAGGTCAATTTCAAGACCGTCGAGCCTGCGCGGATCGATATTCGCGGCGGCACCTATACCCTCGCCCCCGCCAGGATCGACTTCGACAAGGGCAGCGCGCGGCTGGCGGGCAGCTATGGCAATGGCTTGGTGCTGCGCGCGCGGCTCGACAGCCTCGATCTCGCGCTGCTCAACCTGCTGGTGCCGGGCATCGGGATCGACGGCGCGGCGAGCGGCAGCCTCGATTTCGCGCAGCCGACGCCAAGCGCCTTTCCCAGCGCGGACATGCGGATCGAACTCCAGAACTTCACCCGCACCGGGCTCGCCAGCGTCTCGACGCCGGTGGACATCAGCCTGGTCGGCAAGCTTCTGCCCGAAGGCGGCGACCTGCGGGCGCTCGTCAAGCGCGGCGGGGCGACGATCGGGCGGCTGGTGGCGACGCTCAATCCGCTTGGACCCGAGGCGGGATCGTGGACGACCCGGCTGCTCGCCGCGCCACTGGGGGGTGGCATCCGCTACAATGGCCCGGCGGCAGTGCCCTTCTCGCTGGTCGGCTTGACCGATCAGCATCTCGACGGGCCGATCGGGATCGCCGCCGACTTTTCCGGCCGGGTGCACGAGCCGATGCTCAACGGCGTCGTCCGCGCCAATGCACTGACCTATGAGAATGAGACCTTCGGCACCAAGCTGACCAATATGAAGATCGACGGGCGCTTCTCGAACGACGAGTTCCTGCTCAATTCGCTGACCGCGACGGCGGGCGAGGGGACGGTGAGCGCCAGCGGCAAGGTCGGGCTGTCGCAGGCGGCGGATTATCCGATCACGCTGACCGCCGATCTCAACAATGCACGGCTGGCCCGCAGCGACTCGCTGGGGGCGACGGCGACCGGCAAGATCACCCTGACCAAGGCCCCCGGCGTCGCCAAGATCGAGGGACGTCTGGACATCCCGCAGGCGAATTACGAGATCATCCGTCAAGGCGCGGCCGAGGTCGCCGAACTGACCGGCATCCGCCGCAAGAGCCAGATCGCGCAATTCGGTCCGGGGCCGGCGCCGAAACCACCGGGCTTTACCGGCGTGTTCGATCTCGCGCTGCGGATCCGGGCCGACAACCAGCTCAACGTATCGGGCATGGGTCTCGAATCCGAGTGGCGGGCGAATATCGTGATAGGCGGAACCTCGGCCGATCCCGACGTGCGCGGAACGATGGAGATCGTGCGCGGCACCTACAGCTTCGCCAGTCGCCGCTTCGACATCAGCCGCGGCACGATCCGCTTCGCCGGCGGCAAATACTCCAATCCGACGATCGATATCTCGGCGAGCACCACCGCCGAGGGCGTGACCGCGATCCTCAACGTCAGCGGCACCGCGCAGCAGCCGCGCATCACCTTCACCTCGACGCCGAGCCTGCCGCAGGAGGAAGTGCTGTCGCGGCTGTTCTTCGGGACCAACGTCACCAATCTCTCGGCGACCGAGGCGATCCAGCTCGCTGCCGCGCTGAATTCGCTGCGCGGATCGGGCGGCGGGCTCAATCCGCTGGGCAAGCTGAAGTCAGCCACCGGCATCGACCGGCTGCGCATCCTCGGTGCCGACGATGCCAGCGGACGCGGCACCGCGCTGGCGGCGGGCAAGTACATCACCAACAATATCTATATCGAGATCATCACCGACGCGCGTGGGTTCACCGCGACCCAACTGGAGATATCGCTGAGCCGGGCGCTGTCGATCCTGTCGCAGACCGGGTCGTTCGGCGGATCGAGCGTGGCGGTGCGTTATTCGAAGGATTATTAG
- a CDS encoding NAD(P)/FAD-dependent oxidoreductase — translation MTEHFDVVVVGAGISGVGAAYHLQANSPDRSYVVLEGRERLGGTWDLFRYPGIRSDSDMYTLGFSFKPWTRAKAIADGPSILSYLDETVREYGIDKHIRYGHRLTSAEWSTADALWTVTANRGGEEVRFTCAFLFMCTGYYNYAQGFTPEFAGTADFKGRIVHPQFWTSDIDYAGKRVVVIGSGATAVTLVPEMAKQAAHVTMLQRSPTYIVSMPSEDRLANWMRRVLPGKIAYGFTRWKKVLLQQLFFRIARNRPEKAKERIIGMVRDELGPDYDVATHFTPKYNPWDQRVCLVPDSDLFAALKAGNAEIVTDTIERFVPEGIKLTSGKLLEADLVVTATGLQIQLMSGVPFAVDGKPVVWADHTMYKGMMLSDVPNMALSFGYTNASWTLKSDLTAGYVTRLLNAMKKRGMRQVTPRMEGTVEPTPFLDFTSGYVQRAIDQLPRQGTRKPWRLNQNYTRDIMALKYGGIDQEMEFSNPEPARSKAA, via the coding sequence ATGACCGAGCATTTCGACGTGGTGGTGGTGGGCGCGGGCATTTCCGGCGTGGGTGCGGCCTATCATCTGCAGGCCAATTCCCCCGATCGCAGCTATGTCGTGCTCGAAGGCCGCGAACGGCTGGGCGGCACCTGGGATCTGTTCCGCTATCCCGGCATCCGCTCGGACAGCGACATGTACACGCTCGGTTTCTCGTTCAAGCCGTGGACCCGGGCAAAGGCGATCGCCGATGGCCCGTCGATCCTATCCTATCTCGACGAGACGGTGCGCGAATACGGCATCGACAAGCATATCCGCTATGGTCACCGGCTGACCTCGGCCGAATGGTCGACCGCCGATGCGCTATGGACAGTGACCGCCAATCGCGGCGGCGAGGAAGTGCGCTTCACCTGCGCTTTCCTGTTCATGTGCACCGGCTATTATAATTACGCGCAGGGTTTCACTCCCGAGTTTGCCGGCACGGCGGACTTCAAGGGGCGGATCGTCCATCCGCAATTCTGGACGAGCGATATCGATTATGCCGGCAAGCGAGTCGTCGTGATCGGCAGCGGTGCGACGGCGGTGACCCTGGTACCCGAAATGGCGAAGCAGGCGGCGCACGTGACGATGCTGCAGCGATCGCCGACCTATATCGTCTCGATGCCATCCGAGGATCGGCTGGCGAACTGGATGCGGCGGGTGCTGCCCGGCAAGATCGCCTATGGCTTCACCCGCTGGAAGAAGGTGCTGTTGCAGCAGCTCTTCTTCCGCATCGCCCGCAACAGGCCGGAAAAGGCCAAGGAGCGGATCATCGGCATGGTCCGCGACGAGCTGGGTCCCGACTATGACGTCGCCACCCATTTCACCCCCAAATATAATCCGTGGGACCAGCGCGTATGCCTGGTGCCGGATTCCGACCTGTTCGCGGCGCTGAAGGCGGGCAATGCCGAGATCGTCACCGACACCATCGAGCGCTTTGTGCCCGAGGGGATCAAGTTGACCTCCGGCAAGCTGCTGGAGGCCGATCTTGTGGTGACCGCCACCGGCCTGCAAATTCAGCTGATGAGCGGGGTGCCGTTTGCGGTGGATGGCAAGCCGGTCGTCTGGGCCGATCACACCATGTACAAGGGCATGATGCTCTCCGACGTGCCGAACATGGCGCTCTCGTTCGGCTACACCAATGCCAGCTGGACGCTGAAATCGGATCTGACCGCGGGCTATGTCACGCGGCTGCTCAACGCGATGAAGAAGCGCGGGATGCGCCAGGTGACGCCGCGCATGGAAGGCACGGTCGAGCCGACGCCGTTTCTGGATTTCACTTCCGGCTATGTCCAGCGTGCGATCGACCAGCTGCCGCGTCAGGGCACGCGCAAGCCATGGCGGCTCAACCAGAATTACACCCGCGACATCATGGCGCTGAAATATGGCGGGATCGATCAGGAGATGGAGTTCTCCAATCCCGAACCGGCGAGGTCGAAGGCGGCCTAG
- a CDS encoding nuclear transport factor 2 family protein: MRLLFLAAALLAPLPALAQAKSSDKLPPANPLPYQDGDAAAVLAPINAFFGAVERGDAAEMLRQVQATGRLSALGDTQNPRYLSWAEFAERVRPDNIFQERITNPAIEVDGNIAMVWAPYVVRVAGKVSNCGIDHFDLVREDGAWKILNLTFSTRTTGCPAQ, from the coding sequence ATGCGCCTCCTGTTTCTCGCCGCCGCGTTACTCGCCCCCCTTCCCGCGCTGGCGCAGGCGAAGTCGAGCGACAAGCTGCCGCCGGCCAATCCGCTCCCCTATCAGGACGGCGACGCCGCCGCGGTGCTGGCCCCGATAAACGCGTTCTTCGGGGCGGTCGAACGCGGCGATGCTGCAGAAATGCTGCGGCAGGTGCAAGCCACCGGCAGGCTGTCTGCGCTCGGCGACACGCAGAACCCACGTTATCTCAGCTGGGCCGAATTCGCCGAACGCGTGCGGCCCGACAATATCTTTCAGGAGCGCATTACCAACCCCGCGATCGAAGTCGATGGCAACATCGCCATGGTCTGGGCGCCCTATGTCGTCCGCGTCGCCGGCAAGGTCAGCAATTGCGGGATCGACCATTTCGATCTGGTCCGCGAGGACGGGGCCTGGAAGATCCTCAACCTCACCTTCTCCACCCGCACTACGGGGTGCCCGGCGCAGTGA